A single genomic interval of Eleutherodactylus coqui strain aEleCoq1 chromosome 3, aEleCoq1.hap1, whole genome shotgun sequence harbors:
- the PDZRN3 gene encoding E3 ubiquitin-protein ligase PDZRN3 isoform X3 produces the protein MGCSLCGLRRADEDYRLLYEVCQVNGKDLSRATHDQAVEAFKTAKEPIVVQVLRRTPRTKMYSSPSDVQMLDTGTQTDITFEHIMALTKMNSPSPSVSALNPYLLNEEHSSPHEYFDPNDFIGGLPQDIDRDELELEEIDLYRLNSQDKLGLTVCYRTDDEDDMGIYVSEIDPNSIAAKDGRIREGDRIIQINGIDVHNHEEAVALLTSEDTNVFLLVARPELQLDEGWMDDDRNDFLDDLHMDMLEEQHHQAMQFTASMLQQKKLEEDGGTTDTATILSNQIEKDSGVGRTDESTRNDESSEQDDHTTSSNTLGSQKKLMYSQDTLGSGDMQFSNESFISADCTDADFLGIPMDECERFRELLELKCQVQSSNQRSRYYQTSTMETNRSDQESVDRELEMLNEELHSIELECLNIVRAHKMQQLKEQYRESWMLHNSGFRNYNTSIDLRRHELSDITELPEKSDKDSSSAYNTGESCRSTPLTLEISPDNSLRRTADTADCPNVEGAVGSTVYNATQKSLKSSGESRESSPARHLQPAKDSDPSKPTEVKDKKVNEGGKSLSEKQSSSFAPQYRHSPYKHAHIPAHAQHYQSYMQLIQQKSAVEYAQSQMSLVSMCKDLQNSAEPRMEWKVKVRSDGTRYITKRPVRDKLLRERAIKIKEERSGMTTDDDAISEMKMGRYWSKEERKQHLRKASEQKKRREFMMQSRLDCLKEKQTAEDNKEVSILDLSHKKMMKKRNKKIFDNWMTIQELLTHGARSPDGTRVYNSLLSVTTV, from the exons GTAAATGGAAAAGACTTATCAAGAGCCACACATGACCAAGCAGTGGAAGCCTTTAAAACAGCCAAAGAACCCATTGTGGTGCAAGTCTTACGCAGAACCCCTCGCACAAAGATGTACAGCTCCCCCTCCGATGTCCAGATGTTGGACacaggcacacagacagacatcacTTTCGAACACATTATGGCTCTGACTAAAATGAACTCCCCTTCTCCATCGGTGTCTGCTCTGAATCCGTATCTCTTAAATGAAGA GCATTCGTCACCtcatgaatattttgaccccaacgACTTCATTGGAGGTTTGCCTCAAGATATTGACAGAGATGAGTTAGAGTTAGAG GAAATAGACCTGTACAGACTGAACAGCCAAGATAAGCTGGGCCTGACCGTGTGCTACCGGACGGATGATGAAGATGACATGGGGATTTATGTCAGTGAG ATCGACCCTAACAGCATTGCCGCTAAAGATGGACGGATCAGAGAGGGAGATCGGATAATCCAG ATTAACGGCATTGATGTTCACAACCATGAAGAAGCCGTCGCCCTTCTCACAAGTGAAGACACAAATGTTTTCCTATTAGTGGCAAGGCCAGAACTGCAG CTGGATGAAGGATGGATGGACGATGACAGAAATGATTTCCTGGATGATTTACACATGGACATGTTGGAGGAACAACACCACCAAGCAATGCAATTTACAGCCAGCATGCTCCAGCAG AAAAAACTTGAAGAAGATGGAGGAACCACGGACACAGCAACCATTTTATCCAACCAGATTGAAAAAGACAGTGGTGTGGGGCGCACGGATGAAAGCACTCGCAATGACGAGAGTTCAGAGCAGGATGATCACACTACGTCATCAAATACACTTGGCAGTCAGAAAAAACTTATGTACAGTCAGGACACTTTGGGCAGCGGAGACATGCAGTTCAGTAACGAGTCCTTCATATCTGCAGATTGCACGGATGCTGACTTCTTGGGTATCCCCATGGATGAGTGCGAGAGATTCAGAGAACTGCTTGAACTCAAGTGCCAAGTGCAAAGCTCTAACCAACGTAGTAGATATTACCAAaccagcaccatggagacgaaccGGAGTGACCAGGAGAGCGTAGACCGAGAACTGGAGATGTTGAACGAAGAGTTGCACAGCATCGAGCTTGAGTGTTTGAACATTGTACGGGCGCACAAGATGCAGCAACTAAAAGAACAATACCGAGAGTCCTGGATGTTACACAATAGCGGTTTCCGCAATTATAACACTAGTATTGATCTCCGCCGCCATGAACTCTCTGATATTACAGAACTTCCAGAAAAGTCAGACAAGGACAGCTCAAGTGCCTACAACACCGGGGAAAGCTGCCGTAGCACCCCACTGACTTTAGAGATTTCCCCTGACAACTCATTACGTAGGACAGCCGACACTGCCGACTGCCCAAATGTCGAGGGGGCGGTGGGGAGTACGGTTTACAATGCAACCCAGAAGAGTTTGAAGTCAAGCGGAGAGAGTCGAGAGTCCAGTCCGGCCAGGCACCTCCAACCAGCCAAGGACTCCGATCCAAGTAAACCCACAGAAGTCAAAGACAAAAAAGTCAACGAAGGAGGAAAAAGTCTCTCAGAGAAGCAATCCAGCTCATTTGCACCACAGTATCGCCACTCACCTTACAAACACGCCCACATCCCCGCCCACGCTCAGCACTATCAAAGTTACATGCAGCTCATTCAGCAAAAATCAGCAGTAGAGTACGCCCAGAGCCAGATGAGTTTGGTCAGCATGTGTAAAGACCTTCAGAACTCGGCAGAACCCAGGATGGAATGGAAAGTGAAGGTACGGAGTGATGGGACACGCTACATCACAAAACGACCGGTCCGAGACAAGTTGTTGAGAGAACGTGCCATTAAGATCAAAGAAGAGAGAAGCGGTATGACGACGGACGATGATGCCATTAGCGAGATGAAAATGGGACGTTATTGGAGCAAGGAAGAACGGAAGCAGCATCTGCGGAAGGCCTCggagcagaagaaaagaagagagTTTATGATGCAGAGTAGGTTGGATTGTCTTAAGGAGAAACAGACCGCCGAGGACAACAAGGAGGTCAGCATCCTTGACCTCAGTCACAAAAAGATGATGAAGAAGCGCAACAAAAAGATTTTTGACAACTGGATGACAATACAGGAACTGTTAACACACGGGGCGAGGTCTCCTGATGGTACAAGGGTCTACAACTCCTTGTTGTCGGTCACGACTGTATAA